A portion of the Cherax quadricarinatus isolate ZL_2023a chromosome 21, ASM3850222v1, whole genome shotgun sequence genome contains these proteins:
- the LOC128689118 gene encoding mite allergen Der p 7, translated as MLSRVAAVIVLCLGCVTAAPGPKEDSLNHYMDLVMDNVQVLIIENGFDPTPLPNASVGFSDVVLGVTWHGEADMYNGWLRGLATIHRSGDAEFLRDGNDVVNGISATLSVGEMKGHYVLLAQFMDLGPIADLVMDINGADIYFEASLDRSRCRFHVTIMEVTHIGSISVDITGLGLLDWIVEIVVDFVVNLMRSFIKDIIEGVVQDLTNEVLDDIDLSILGPIIGCDRANPFIQPGRPVVS; from the exons GCTCCAG GGCCCAAGGAGGACAGCCTGAACCACTATATGGATCTGGTGATGGACAACGTTCAAGTCCTCATCATTGAGAACGGCTTCGACCCAACACCTTTGCCCAACGCTTCCGTGGGCTTCAGTGATGTG GTGCTGGGAGTGACGTGGCACGGCGAGGCTGACATGTATAATGGTTGGCTACGAGGTCTCGCCACCATCCACCGCTCAGGCGACGCTGAGTTCCTGCGAGACGGAAACGACGTCGTCAACGGTATATCTGCTACTCTGAGCGTCGGGGAGATGAAG GGCCACTATGTCTTATTGGCGCAGTTCATGGACCTGGGGCCCATCGCTGACCTGGTGATGGACATTAACGGTGCCGATATCTACTTCGAGGCCTCCCTTGACCGCTCCAGGTGTCGTTTCCACGTCACTATTATGGAAGTTACCCATATCGG AAGCATCAGCGTCGACATCACTGGACTGGGACTTCTGGATTGGATCGTGGAAATAGTTGTTGACTTCGTAGTTAACCTCATGAGGTCCTTCATCAAAGACATCATTGAGGGGGTCGTGCAGGATCTCACCAACGAGGTCCTGGACGACATTGACTTGAGTATACTGGGTCCCATCATTGGCTGTGACCGAGCTAACCCCTTCATACAACCTGGCCGTCCAGTTGTTTCATGA